The following are from one region of the Pseudomonas putida genome:
- the pdeM gene encoding ligase-associated DNA damage response endonuclease PdeM — protein MTNLLSIEHHGQVLWLLSDKAIYWPARRALLVADVHIGKAASYRALHQPVPRGTTEATLARLDALLARHDCEQLIILGDFLHARAAHAPATLARLQAWRARHRALNIVLIRGNHDRNAGDPPVSLDIEVMNEPWLLEPFALQHEPEPHPSHPVLAGHVHPVFVLRGKARQRLRLPCFLIDGQVSLLPAFGEFTGGWEVAPTGTSRVYLAGADRVWPV, from the coding sequence ATGACCAACCTGCTATCCATCGAACACCATGGCCAGGTGCTCTGGCTGCTTTCGGACAAGGCCATCTACTGGCCAGCCCGCCGTGCCCTGCTGGTGGCCGACGTGCACATCGGCAAGGCCGCAAGCTATCGCGCCCTGCATCAACCCGTACCACGCGGGACCACCGAAGCGACACTCGCCCGCCTGGATGCCTTGCTGGCCAGGCATGATTGCGAGCAACTGATCATTCTTGGCGATTTCCTGCATGCGCGCGCAGCGCACGCACCGGCAACCCTGGCCAGGCTGCAGGCATGGCGGGCGCGTCACAGAGCACTGAACATCGTGCTGATCCGCGGTAATCACGACCGGAACGCCGGTGATCCACCCGTGTCGCTCGATATTGAAGTCATGAACGAACCTTGGCTGCTAGAGCCGTTCGCGCTCCAGCACGAACCCGAACCGCACCCCAGCCACCCAGTCCTGGCGGGCCATGTACACCCGGTTTTCGTGCTGCGCGGGAAGGCACGGCAACGCCTGCGACTGCCCTGCTTCCTGATCGATGGCCAGGTCAGCCTGCTGCCGGCGTTCGGTGAGTTTACCGGGGGTTGGGAAGTCGCGCCCACGGGCACCAGCCGGGTGTACCTGGCCGGGGCAGACCGCGTCTGGCCCGTATAG
- the dcd gene encoding dCTP deaminase, whose translation MSIKSDKWIRRMAQEHGMIEPFVERQVRGEQDSRVISFGVSSYGYDVRCADEFKVFTNINSATVDPKNFDAGSFVDIKSDVCIIPPNSFALARTVEYFRIPRDVLTICLGKSTYARCGIIVNVTPLEPEWEGHVTLEFSNTTTLPAKIYANEGVAQMLFLQSDEECEVSYKDRGGKYQGQRGVTLPRT comes from the coding sequence ATGAGCATCAAATCGGACAAGTGGATTCGCCGCATGGCGCAGGAACACGGCATGATCGAACCGTTCGTCGAGCGCCAGGTGCGCGGCGAACAGGACAGCCGGGTCATCTCCTTCGGCGTCTCCAGCTACGGCTACGACGTGCGCTGCGCCGACGAATTCAAGGTGTTCACCAACATCAACTCGGCCACCGTCGACCCGAAGAACTTCGATGCCGGCAGTTTCGTCGACATCAAGAGCGACGTGTGCATCATCCCGCCGAACTCTTTTGCCCTGGCGCGCACTGTCGAGTATTTCCGTATTCCGCGCGACGTCCTGACCATCTGCCTGGGCAAGAGCACCTACGCCCGCTGCGGCATCATCGTCAACGTCACCCCGCTTGAGCCCGAATGGGAAGGCCATGTGACGCTGGAGTTCTCCAACACCACCACGCTGCCGGCAAAGATCTACGCCAACGAAGGCGTGGCCCAGATGCTGTTTTTGCAGTCCGACGAAGAATGCGAAGTGTCGTACAAGGACCGTGGTGGCAAGTACCAGGGCCAGCGCGGCGTCACCCTGCCGCGTACCTGA
- a CDS encoding ligase-associated DNA damage response DEXH box helicase: MPAATDLAKAWFAKRGWKPFAFQRRVWAAVKRGESGLLHASTGAGKTYAVWLAALQAFKAQAQGRQAAPLQVVWVTPMRALAADTARALQMPLDDLGLPWSVGVRSGDTGSAERARQARRLPSVLVTTPESLTLLLTRAQAREDFATLRLVVVDEWHELLGNKRGVQLQLALARLRHWHPGLPTWGLSATLGNLQHALDVLLPQGGLLVQGRQDKPLLVDTLLPTAIERFPWAGHMGLKMLDQVSREIDASTSCLVFTNTRAQAELWYQALLEARPDWAGLIALHHASLARDTRDWVERSLKQGSLKAVVCTSSLDLGVDFLPVERVLQIGSAKGIARLVQRAGRSGHAPGRRSRVTLVPTHSLELVEAAAARQALAAGRIEARHSPRLCMDVLVQHLVSMALGSGFYPEQLLAEVRSTWAFRELRDSQWQWALGFVCHGGSSLSAYPDYQRVERQADGTYRVASERLARRHRMSIGTIVSDASLQLKYWSKGGGGKALGSIEEAFIARLRPGDTLVFAGRVLELVRVENMTAYVRRSTARKAAVARWNGGRMPLSSELADALVEQLGAASQGQFQSPEMRAVRSLLTLQAQWSALPTPGTLLAETFKSRQGWHLFLYPFAGRMANLGLANLIAWRVSRVQPLSVSIAVNDYGFELLSPGNVDWATHLPQALGTEHLLDDVLASLNAGEMALRRFREIAQIAGLVFGGYPAAQKSLRQIQASSGLFYEVFRKHDTGNLLLAQARDEVLNEELEIERLHRQLLKMRQLQLQLRQLERPGPLAFALLVEGMRETLSTEKLADRIARMVTELNSAADATQ, from the coding sequence ATGCCCGCCGCCACCGACCTCGCCAAGGCCTGGTTCGCCAAGCGTGGCTGGAAGCCTTTCGCTTTCCAGCGCCGTGTCTGGGCCGCCGTGAAACGCGGCGAATCCGGCTTGCTGCATGCCAGTACCGGTGCCGGCAAGACCTACGCGGTGTGGCTCGCCGCGCTGCAGGCTTTCAAGGCCCAAGCCCAGGGTCGGCAGGCTGCACCTTTGCAGGTGGTGTGGGTCACCCCCATGCGTGCCTTGGCCGCCGACACTGCCCGCGCGCTGCAGATGCCGCTGGACGACCTGGGCCTGCCGTGGAGCGTGGGCGTTCGCAGCGGCGACACCGGCAGTGCCGAACGCGCCCGGCAAGCACGACGCCTGCCCAGCGTACTGGTCACTACCCCTGAAAGCCTGACGCTGCTGTTGACCCGTGCACAAGCCCGCGAAGACTTCGCCACGCTGCGCCTGGTAGTGGTGGACGAATGGCACGAACTGCTGGGCAACAAGCGCGGGGTACAACTGCAACTTGCCCTGGCCCGCCTGCGCCACTGGCACCCGGGCCTGCCGACCTGGGGCCTGTCCGCCACCCTCGGCAATCTTCAACATGCGCTGGACGTATTGCTGCCGCAAGGCGGCTTGCTGGTACAAGGCCGACAGGACAAGCCGCTGCTGGTCGATACCTTGCTGCCAACCGCCATCGAGCGCTTCCCCTGGGCCGGGCACATGGGCTTGAAGATGCTCGACCAGGTCAGCCGGGAGATTGATGCCAGCACCAGTTGCCTGGTATTCACCAACACTCGGGCGCAGGCTGAACTGTGGTATCAGGCCCTGCTCGAAGCACGCCCCGACTGGGCCGGGCTGATCGCCTTGCACCATGCCTCACTGGCCCGCGATACTCGCGACTGGGTCGAGCGCAGCCTCAAGCAAGGCAGCCTCAAGGCAGTAGTCTGCACCTCCAGCCTCGACCTGGGGGTGGACTTCCTGCCCGTGGAGCGCGTACTGCAAATCGGCTCCGCCAAGGGCATTGCCCGCCTCGTGCAACGGGCCGGGCGCTCCGGTCACGCGCCGGGACGGCGTTCCCGGGTGACCCTGGTGCCCACACACAGCCTGGAACTGGTGGAAGCCGCAGCCGCCAGGCAGGCCTTGGCAGCCGGGCGCATCGAGGCCCGTCATTCGCCGCGCTTGTGTATGGATGTGCTGGTGCAACACCTGGTCAGCATGGCCTTGGGCAGTGGCTTTTACCCTGAGCAGTTGCTGGCCGAAGTGCGCAGCACCTGGGCCTTTCGCGAATTGCGCGACAGCCAGTGGCAGTGGGCACTGGGCTTCGTCTGCCATGGCGGCAGCTCACTAAGCGCCTATCCGGATTACCAGCGCGTCGAGCGCCAGGCCGACGGCACTTACCGGGTTGCCAGCGAACGTCTGGCACGTCGCCACCGCATGAGTATCGGAACCATCGTCAGCGACGCCAGCCTGCAGCTCAAGTACTGGAGCAAGGGTGGTGGGGGCAAGGCGCTGGGCAGCATCGAAGAGGCGTTCATTGCCCGCTTGCGCCCCGGCGATACCCTGGTGTTCGCCGGGCGAGTGCTGGAACTGGTGCGCGTGGAAAACATGACCGCGTACGTACGCCGCAGCACCGCGCGCAAGGCCGCGGTTGCACGCTGGAATGGTGGCCGCATGCCGCTCTCCAGCGAACTGGCCGACGCACTGGTCGAACAGCTCGGCGCAGCATCCCAAGGGCAATTTCAAAGCCCGGAGATGCGTGCCGTACGCTCCCTGCTGACCTTGCAGGCGCAGTGGTCGGCGCTACCCACACCCGGCACGCTGCTGGCCGAAACCTTCAAGTCGCGTCAGGGTTGGCACCTGTTCCTGTATCCGTTCGCCGGGCGCATGGCGAACCTTGGCCTGGCCAACCTGATTGCCTGGCGAGTAAGCCGCGTACAGCCGCTCTCGGTTTCGATTGCCGTCAATGACTACGGGTTCGAACTGCTCAGCCCGGGCAATGTGGACTGGGCGACGCACCTGCCGCAAGCGCTGGGCACCGAGCATCTGCTGGACGATGTACTGGCCAGCCTCAATGCAGGAGAAATGGCATTGCGCCGTTTTCGCGAAATCGCGCAGATTGCCGGGCTGGTATTTGGCGGGTATCCGGCAGCGCAGAAAAGCCTGAGGCAGATCCAGGCCTCCAGCGGGCTGTTCTATGAGGTATTTCGCAAGCACGATACCGGCAACTTGCTGTTGGCCCAGGCACGGGACGAAGTGCTGAATGAGGAACTGGAGATCGAGCGGCTGCACCGGCAGTTGCTGAAAATGCGCCAGTTACAGCTACAGCTGCGACAGCTTGAGCGGCCCGGGCCGTTGGCATTTGCCTTGCTGGTGGAAGGCATGCGCGAAACGTTGAGCACCGAGAAACTGGCGGACCGCATTGCCAGGATGGTCACGGAGCTGAACAGTGCGGCGGACGCAACGCAATGA
- a CDS encoding cold-shock protein has translation MSNRQSGVVKWFNDEKGYGFITPQSGDDLFVHFKAIQADGFKTLKEGQAVTFVATRGQKGMQAEEVQIA, from the coding sequence ATGTCCAACCGTCAATCCGGTGTTGTTAAGTGGTTCAACGATGAGAAAGGCTACGGCTTCATCACCCCTCAGTCGGGCGATGACCTGTTCGTGCACTTCAAAGCCATCCAAGCTGACGGCTTCAAAACCCTGAAAGAAGGCCAGGCTGTTACTTTCGTCGCTACCCGCGGCCAGAAAGGCATGCAGGCTGAAGAAGTTCAGATCGCCTAA
- a CDS encoding M14 family metallopeptidase, producing MHHSTHDLLSPVPGITRQLHSFHFGPRGGGKVYIQASLHADELPGMLVAWHLKRRLGELEQQGRLQREVILVPVANPVGLEQVLLDAPLGRFELQSGENFNRNFVDLSDSIGDQIEEHLTEDPAHNLALIREYLRRGLDAHPARTPLQAQRLILQRLACDADMVLDLHCDFEAVEHLYTTPDAWPQIEPLARYLGAQASLLATDSGGQSFDECFSLVWWQLQQRFGKRFPIPLGCCSVTVELRGQADVSHDLASKDCQAILDFLTHAGVIEGAATTLPALRCPATPLAAVEPVITPLGGLLVYHARPGQHLEAGQLIAEVIDPLSDRVTAIHNSQPGLLYARNVRRMATAGMVIAHVAGEQVCRSGYLLAN from the coding sequence ATGCACCACTCGACCCATGACCTGCTCTCCCCTGTTCCGGGCATCACCCGCCAGCTGCACAGCTTCCACTTCGGACCCCGCGGTGGCGGCAAAGTCTATATCCAGGCTTCGCTACATGCCGACGAACTGCCTGGGATGCTGGTGGCTTGGCACCTCAAGCGCCGCCTGGGTGAACTGGAACAGCAAGGCCGCCTGCAGCGCGAGGTCATCCTGGTGCCGGTGGCCAACCCCGTCGGCCTGGAACAGGTGCTGCTGGACGCGCCGCTGGGGCGTTTCGAACTGCAAAGCGGCGAGAACTTCAACCGCAACTTCGTTGATCTTTCCGACAGTATCGGCGACCAGATCGAAGAACACCTGACCGAAGACCCGGCACACAACCTCGCGCTGATCCGCGAATACCTGCGTCGGGGGCTGGATGCCCACCCTGCGCGCACACCGCTGCAGGCCCAACGCCTGATCCTGCAGCGCCTGGCCTGCGATGCCGACATGGTGCTGGACCTGCACTGCGACTTCGAGGCGGTCGAGCACCTTTACACCACACCAGACGCCTGGCCGCAGATCGAACCGCTGGCCCGCTACCTGGGTGCCCAGGCCAGCCTGCTGGCCACCGATTCGGGCGGGCAGTCGTTCGATGAATGTTTCAGCCTGGTCTGGTGGCAGTTGCAGCAACGCTTCGGCAAACGGTTCCCGATTCCGCTGGGCTGCTGCTCGGTCACCGTCGAGCTGCGTGGCCAGGCAGATGTCAGCCACGACCTGGCCAGCAAGGACTGCCAGGCGATTCTCGACTTCCTGACCCATGCGGGGGTCATCGAAGGGGCCGCGACCACCTTGCCCGCCTTGCGCTGCCCGGCCACGCCGCTGGCCGCTGTCGAACCGGTGATAACACCACTGGGCGGGCTGCTGGTGTACCACGCCCGACCAGGCCAGCACCTGGAGGCGGGCCAGTTGATCGCCGAAGTCATCGATCCGCTCAGCGACCGGGTGACGGCCATTCACAACAGCCAGCCAGGCCTGCTGTATGCACGCAACGTACGGCGCATGGCTACCGCAGGCATGGTCATCGCCCACGTTGCAGGCGAGCAGGTGTGCCGCAGCGGCTACCTGCTGGCCAACTGA
- a CDS encoding Rnf-Nqr domain containing protein, with the protein MNDYLLVLISAALVNHLCLQQQPLSRLQLHVHGLACALCIALGMIGAQVLIRGILAPLQLHDLALFLLLPWLALLSRGVPWLLAKWRPAWPLVGLPTLLLSNATVLGLALQQASDDSTWLATLLQALLAGGGFCLALILLADLRQRSAHAEVPEALRGLPVELLGVGVMALAFSGFNGLFAQ; encoded by the coding sequence ATGAACGATTACCTTCTGGTCCTGATCAGCGCCGCGCTGGTCAATCACTTGTGCCTGCAACAACAGCCACTCTCCAGGCTGCAACTGCACGTGCACGGCCTGGCCTGCGCACTGTGCATTGCCTTGGGCATGATCGGCGCACAGGTGCTGATACGCGGAATACTTGCCCCGCTACAGCTCCACGACCTTGCCCTGTTCCTGTTGCTGCCCTGGCTGGCACTGCTCAGCCGGGGCGTGCCCTGGCTGCTGGCCAAGTGGCGCCCGGCCTGGCCCCTGGTGGGGCTGCCGACACTACTATTGAGCAACGCGACAGTACTGGGGCTGGCCCTGCAACAGGCAAGTGACGACAGCACATGGCTCGCTACGCTGCTGCAAGCCCTGCTGGCCGGCGGTGGTTTCTGCCTGGCGTTGATCCTGCTCGCCGACCTGCGCCAACGCAGCGCCCATGCCGAGGTCCCCGAGGCACTGCGCGGCCTGCCTGTCGAACTGCTCGGCGTCGGGGTCATGGCCCTGGCGTTTTCCGGCTTCAACGGGCTGTTCGCCCAATGA
- the apbC gene encoding iron-sulfur cluster carrier protein ApbC, with protein sequence MSAVTRAAVEGVLRQYTDPYLNQDPVSAGCVRAIDIQGGQVNVQLQLGYAAGLFRNGWAQVLQTAIGNLEGVSSAQVTIDCVVAAHKAQAQVPAMANVKNIIAVASGKGGVGKSTTAANLALALAREGARVGILDADIYGPSQGVMFGIAEGTRPQIREQKWFVPIKAHGVEVMSMAFLTDDNTPMVWRGPMVSGALLQLVTQTAWDDLDYLVIDMPPGTGDIQLTLAQKVPVAGSVIVTTPQDLALLDARKGVEMFRKVNIPVLGVVENMAVHICSNCGHAEHLFGEGGGEKLASQYGVDLLASLPLSMLIREQADNGKPTAIAEPESQIAMVYQELARQVGARIVLQEAAAPAMPSITISED encoded by the coding sequence ATGAGTGCCGTCACCCGTGCCGCCGTCGAAGGCGTGCTTCGCCAGTACACCGACCCCTACCTGAACCAGGATCCGGTCAGCGCCGGCTGCGTGCGCGCCATCGATATCCAGGGTGGGCAGGTCAACGTGCAGTTGCAGTTGGGTTATGCCGCAGGGTTGTTCAGGAACGGCTGGGCCCAGGTGCTGCAGACTGCCATCGGCAACCTCGAGGGTGTCAGCAGTGCCCAGGTGACCATCGACTGCGTGGTGGCCGCGCACAAGGCTCAGGCTCAGGTGCCGGCCATGGCCAACGTCAAGAACATCATCGCCGTGGCCTCGGGCAAGGGCGGTGTGGGCAAGTCGACCACCGCGGCCAACCTGGCCCTGGCGCTGGCCCGCGAGGGAGCGCGGGTGGGTATTCTCGATGCCGATATCTATGGCCCCAGCCAGGGCGTGATGTTCGGTATCGCCGAGGGGACGCGCCCGCAGATTCGCGAGCAGAAGTGGTTCGTGCCGATCAAGGCCCATGGCGTGGAAGTCATGTCCATGGCGTTCCTCACCGACGACAACACACCGATGGTCTGGCGTGGTCCGATGGTTTCCGGCGCGCTGTTGCAACTGGTGACCCAGACCGCCTGGGACGACCTGGATTACCTGGTGATCGACATGCCGCCGGGCACCGGTGACATCCAGCTGACCCTGGCGCAGAAGGTGCCGGTGGCCGGTTCGGTGATCGTCACCACCCCGCAGGACCTGGCTCTGCTCGACGCCAGGAAGGGTGTGGAGATGTTCCGCAAGGTCAACATCCCGGTGCTGGGCGTGGTGGAGAACATGGCCGTGCACATCTGCTCGAACTGCGGCCATGCCGAGCACCTGTTCGGCGAAGGCGGTGGCGAGAAGCTGGCGAGCCAGTATGGCGTAGACCTGTTGGCGTCGCTGCCGCTGTCGATGCTGATTCGCGAGCAGGCCGACAATGGCAAGCCGACCGCCATCGCCGAACCGGAAAGCCAGATCGCCATGGTCTATCAGGAGCTGGCCCGTCAGGTAGGGGCGCGGATCGTGCTGCAGGAAGCGGCGGCGCCGGCGATGCCGAGCATTACCATCAGCGAAGACTGA
- a CDS encoding ATP-dependent DNA ligase, giving the protein MKAFAELYLRLDATTSSTAKLKALRDYFSTAPAVDAAWAVYFLAGGRPRQLVPTRVLRELAGSLAGLPDWLFEECYQAVGDLAETISLLVPESHNPGDEGLARWVEAHLLPLRSLPAEEIQQRLPPLWAQLDRPSLMLCLKLITGSFRVGVSKLLVTRALAQLAGLDAKRVAQRLVGYTDISHRPTAGSYQRLIAPETDDEHSQRGGQPYPFFLAHPLQVPTEQLDALLGPPSEWQIEWKWDGIRAQVVKREGQLWVWSRGEELVTERFPELHSLAQLLPDGVVLDGEILVWKPGSSADELAVQPFALLQQRLGRKTLGKKLLSDAPVVLQAYDLLEWQGEDWRSRPQHARRRQLERVLEEHPLAPVLLSPLLAGPDWSDLARQREQSRALGVEGLMLKQREALYGVGRTKDMGTWWKWKIDPFSVDAVLIYAQRGHGRRASLYSDYTFAVWDAPAGTPGRALVPFAKAYSGLSDEEMRKVDAIIRKTTVETFGPVRSVTPTLVFELGFEGIALSRRHKSGIAVRFPRMLRWRLDKPVEEADDLATLQALLA; this is encoded by the coding sequence ATGAAAGCATTCGCCGAGCTGTACCTGAGGCTGGATGCGACCACTTCCAGCACTGCAAAGCTCAAGGCGCTGCGCGACTACTTCAGCACCGCCCCGGCTGTGGATGCTGCCTGGGCGGTGTACTTCCTGGCCGGTGGCCGCCCTCGCCAACTGGTGCCTACCCGTGTGCTGCGGGAGCTGGCCGGTAGCCTGGCGGGGCTGCCTGACTGGCTGTTCGAGGAATGCTACCAGGCCGTTGGCGACCTGGCCGAAACCATTTCCCTGCTGGTACCGGAAAGCCACAACCCTGGCGACGAAGGCCTCGCCCGCTGGGTTGAAGCCCATCTACTGCCATTGCGGAGCCTGCCGGCCGAAGAGATCCAGCAACGCCTGCCGCCCCTTTGGGCACAGCTGGACCGCCCCAGCCTGATGCTCTGCCTCAAACTCATCACTGGCAGCTTTCGCGTGGGCGTATCGAAGCTGCTGGTCACTCGCGCCCTCGCGCAACTGGCCGGGCTGGATGCCAAACGCGTGGCCCAGCGCCTGGTTGGCTACACCGACATCAGCCACCGCCCGACGGCAGGCAGCTATCAGCGGCTGATAGCCCCGGAAACAGACGATGAACATAGCCAGCGTGGCGGCCAGCCCTACCCGTTTTTTCTGGCCCACCCCCTGCAGGTGCCAACCGAGCAGCTAGATGCACTGCTCGGGCCGCCGAGCGAATGGCAAATCGAGTGGAAATGGGACGGCATTCGCGCCCAGGTGGTCAAGCGCGAAGGCCAGCTGTGGGTCTGGTCGCGCGGTGAGGAACTGGTCACCGAGCGCTTTCCCGAACTGCACAGCCTGGCGCAGCTACTCCCCGACGGGGTCGTGCTCGATGGCGAGATCCTGGTGTGGAAACCGGGCAGTTCGGCGGATGAACTGGCGGTACAGCCCTTTGCCCTGTTGCAGCAACGCCTGGGTCGCAAAACCCTGGGCAAGAAGCTGCTGAGCGATGCGCCAGTGGTCCTGCAAGCCTACGACCTGCTGGAATGGCAAGGCGAGGACTGGCGCAGCCGGCCGCAGCACGCGCGCCGTCGGCAGCTGGAACGTGTGCTTGAAGAACACCCATTGGCCCCGGTGCTGCTCTCGCCCCTGCTCGCAGGCCCGGACTGGTCCGACCTTGCCCGCCAGCGCGAACAGTCACGCGCCCTGGGGGTGGAAGGCTTGATGCTGAAGCAGCGCGAGGCCTTGTATGGCGTAGGCCGGACCAAAGACATGGGCACCTGGTGGAAGTGGAAGATCGACCCGTTCAGCGTCGATGCCGTACTGATCTATGCCCAGCGCGGCCACGGCCGCCGGGCCAGCCTGTACAGTGACTACACCTTTGCCGTGTGGGACGCGCCAGCCGGTACCCCGGGGCGGGCCCTGGTCCCCTTTGCCAAGGCCTATTCAGGGCTCAGTGACGAAGAGATGCGCAAGGTCGACGCCATCATCCGCAAGACCACGGTTGAAACCTTCGGGCCGGTACGCAGCGTGACGCCGACGCTGGTGTTCGAGCTTGGCTTCGAGGGCATCGCCCTGTCCCGGAGGCACAAGAGCGGGATTGCCGTGCGCTTTCCGCGGATGCTGCGCTGGCGGCTGGACAAGCCGGTGGAAGAAGCGGATGACCTGGCGACATTGCAGGCGCTGCTGGCCTGA
- the metG gene encoding methionine--tRNA ligase, translated as MSEPRQILVTSALPYANGSIHLGHMLEYIQTDMWVRFQKLRGNQCIYVCADDAHGSAIMLRAEKEGITPEQLIANVQAEHSSDFADFLVDFDNFHSTHSEENRELSGLIYARLRDAGHIATRSVTQYFDPEKGMFLADRFIKGTCPKCAAEDQYGDNCEKCGATYAPTELKNPKSAISGATPVLRDSQHFFFKLPDFQAMLQQWTRSGTLQDAVANKLAEWLDSGLQEWDISRDAPYFGFEIPGEPGKYFYVWLDAPIGYMASFKNLCARRPELDFDAFWSEGSKAELYHFIGKDIVNFHALFWPAMLEGAGFRKPSAVNVHGYLTVNGAKMSKSRGTFIKARTYLDHLQPEYLRYYYAAKLGRGVDDLDLNLEDFVQKVNSDLVGKVVNIASRCAGFIHKGNEGVMVAGDAAPELTEAFLAAAPSIADAYEGRDFGRAMREIMALADRANAWIADKAPWSLAKQEGKQDEVQAICAQGINLFRQLVIFLKPVLPVLAADAEAFLNVAPLTWNDHLSRLENHQLNPFKALMSRIEPAKVEAMVAASKEDLLAAEAKAPAGNGELAKDPLSAEIEFDTFAAVDLRVALIVKAEAVPGADKLLQLTLDIGDERRNVFSGIKSAYPDPSLLEGRLTMMVANLKPRKMRFGVSEGMVMAAGPGGEEIYLLSPDSGAKPGQRIK; from the coding sequence ATGTCCGAGCCACGCCAGATTCTCGTCACCAGCGCCTTGCCCTATGCCAATGGTTCGATCCACCTTGGCCATATGCTCGAGTACATCCAGACAGACATGTGGGTCCGCTTCCAGAAGCTGCGCGGTAACCAGTGCATCTACGTCTGCGCCGACGACGCCCACGGCTCGGCCATCATGCTGCGCGCCGAGAAGGAAGGCATCACCCCGGAACAGCTGATCGCCAATGTCCAGGCCGAGCACAGCAGCGACTTCGCCGACTTCCTGGTGGATTTCGACAACTTCCACTCCACCCACAGCGAAGAAAACCGCGAGCTGTCGGGCTTGATCTACGCGCGCCTGCGTGATGCCGGGCACATCGCCACCCGTTCGGTCACCCAGTACTTCGACCCGGAAAAGGGCATGTTCCTTGCCGACCGCTTCATCAAGGGCACCTGCCCCAAGTGCGCGGCCGAAGACCAGTACGGCGACAACTGCGAAAAATGCGGCGCCACCTACGCGCCCACCGAGCTGAAGAACCCCAAGTCGGCCATCTCCGGTGCCACCCCGGTGCTGCGTGATTCCCAGCACTTCTTCTTCAAGCTGCCGGACTTCCAGGCCATGCTGCAGCAGTGGACCCGTAGCGGCACCCTGCAGGACGCAGTCGCCAACAAGCTGGCCGAATGGCTGGATTCGGGCCTGCAGGAATGGGACATCTCCCGCGACGCGCCGTACTTCGGCTTCGAGATTCCGGGCGAGCCTGGCAAGTACTTCTACGTGTGGCTGGATGCACCGATCGGCTACATGGCCAGCTTCAAGAACCTCTGCGCACGCCGCCCGGAGCTGGACTTCGACGCGTTCTGGAGCGAAGGCTCCAAGGCCGAGCTGTACCACTTCATCGGCAAGGACATCGTCAATTTCCACGCCCTGTTCTGGCCGGCCATGCTTGAAGGCGCCGGCTTCCGCAAGCCGAGCGCGGTCAACGTGCACGGCTACCTGACCGTGAACGGTGCCAAGATGTCCAAGTCGCGCGGCACCTTCATCAAGGCCCGCACCTACCTGGACCACCTGCAACCGGAGTACCTGCGTTACTACTACGCGGCCAAGCTGGGCCGTGGCGTCGATGACCTGGACCTGAACCTGGAAGACTTCGTGCAAAAGGTCAATTCCGACCTGGTCGGCAAGGTGGTCAACATCGCCAGCCGCTGCGCCGGTTTCATCCACAAGGGCAACGAAGGCGTGATGGTGGCCGGCGATGCCGCACCGGAGCTGACCGAAGCCTTCCTGGCGGCCGCCCCGTCGATCGCCGACGCCTATGAAGGCCGCGATTTCGGTCGTGCCATGCGCGAAATCATGGCCCTGGCCGACCGCGCCAACGCCTGGATCGCCGACAAGGCCCCGTGGTCGCTGGCCAAGCAGGAAGGCAAGCAGGATGAAGTGCAGGCCATCTGCGCCCAGGGCATCAACCTGTTCCGCCAGCTGGTGATCTTCCTCAAGCCGGTGCTGCCGGTGCTGGCTGCCGACGCCGAGGCGTTCCTCAACGTGGCACCGCTGACCTGGAACGACCACCTGTCGCGCCTGGAAAACCACCAGCTGAACCCGTTCAAGGCGCTGATGAGCCGCATCGAACCGGCCAAGGTCGAAGCCATGGTCGCCGCCAGCAAGGAAGACCTGCTGGCAGCCGAAGCCAAGGCCCCTGCCGGCAACGGCGAGCTGGCCAAGGACCCGCTGTCGGCGGAAATCGAGTTCGACACCTTCGCTGCCGTCGACCTGCGCGTAGCGCTGATCGTCAAGGCCGAAGCCGTACCGGGTGCCGACAAGCTGCTGCAACTGACCCTGGACATCGGTGACGAGCGCCGCAACGTGTTCTCCGGCATCAAGTCGGCCTACCCCGACCCGTCCCTACTGGAAGGCCGTCTGACCATGATGGTCGCCAACCTCAAGCCACGGAAGATGCGCTTTGGCGTGTCCGAAGGCATGGTCATGGCGGCCGGCCCTGGCGGTGAAGAGATCTACCTGCTGAGCCCGGACAGCGGTGCCAAGCCAGGCCAGCGCATCAAGTAA